The following proteins are encoded in a genomic region of Gossypium hirsutum isolate 1008001.06 chromosome D05, Gossypium_hirsutum_v2.1, whole genome shotgun sequence:
- the LOC107960539 gene encoding receptor-like protein 7: MASYLFLCLFLLFPHLYASFSSSGSHSCSSLIQFKNSFSINQTEDAYLSCGPKSYPKTNSWEGTDCCSWDGVTCDHLNAHVIALDLSCSWLYGNFPSNTTLFLLPHLQKLNLAYNDFNLSKFPSEFGRFTSLFYLNLSRTGFAGELPSQVSHLSKLVSLDLSLINGHEQFTIEKHALRGLVHNLTEVRHLFLDGMDMSSVNAHVFMNLSSSLRSLSLANCDLQGKFPKNIFDLPNLNLLNLGSNPILSLDPLKLNRSSNLEHLDLSFMPFSTEFIDSVDNLQALKYLDLSGSFFSSVSIRKSGYLFTGGANFFGGLPDSMGNLVSLKFLDLSNSNLSGTVPRSLGNLLQLTHLDLSGNQLSGQIPRSLGNHLQLTLLDLSQNQLSGQIPSSILNLTQLESLRISENSLNGSIPDELILK, translated from the exons ATGGCCTCCTATCTCTTTCTCTGCCTATTCCTCCTCTTTCCCCATCTTTatgcttctttttcttcttcaggaTCTCACTCCTGCTCTTCACTAATCCAGTTCAAGAACTCTTTTTCCATCAATCAGACAGAGGATGCTTATTTGTCTTGCGGCCCTAAATCTTATCCCAAGACAAATTCATGGGAGGGTACAGATTGCTGCTCATGGGATGGGGTCACTTGTGACCACCTAAATGCTCATGTTATTGCCCTTGACTTGAGCTGCAGTTGGCTATATGGCAACTTCCCTTCCAATACCACTCTCTTCCTTCTTCCTCACCTTCAAAAACTCAACCTTGCCTACAATGATTTTAATCTCTCCAAATTTCCATCCGAGTTCGGTCGGTTTACAAGCCTATTCTACCTCAACCTTTCTCGTACAGGGTTTGCAGGAGAACTCCCATCCCAAGTCTCCCACCTGTCAAAATTGGTTTCACTTGATCTCTCTTTGATTAATGGCCATGAGCAATTTACAATTGAGAAACATGCTCTGAGAGGACTTGTTCACAACCTAACCGAGGTCAGACATCTGTTTTTGGATGGAATGGACATGTCTTCTGTTAATGCTCATGTCTTCATGAATCTATCCTCTTCTCTAAGGTCTCTAAGTCTTGCTAATTGTGATTTGCAAGGAAAATTCCCAAAAAACATTTTTGATTTGccaaacctcaatctcctcaacttgGGAAGCAACCCAATCCTCAGTCTTGATCCTTTGAAGTTGAATCGGAGCAGCAATCTTGAACATTTGGATCTGTCGTTCATGCCCTTCTCTACAGAATTCATTGATTCAGTTGATAATCTACAGGCCTTAAAGTACTTAGATCTATCAGGAAGTTTTTTTTCTTCTGTCTCAATCAGAAAATCGGGGTACTTGTTTACTGGAGGCGCAAATTTTTTTGGAGGATTGCCTGACTCGATGGGGAATCTTGTGTCATTGAAGTTTTTAGATCTCTCCAATTCCAACTTATCAGGAACGGTTCCAAGATCACTGGGGAACCTCTTGCAACTCACTCATTTAGACTTGTCGGGGAACCAATTGAGTGGACAAATTCCAAGATCATTGGGGAACCACTTGCAACTCACTCTTTTAGACTTGTCGCAGAACCAATTGAGTGGACAAATTCCATCGTCAATTCTAAACCTAACGCAGTTGGAAAGCTTGAGAATATctgaaaattcattaaacggtTCCATTCCAGATGAG CTTATCCTCAAATAA
- the LOC107960540 gene encoding uncharacterized protein: protein MRRGEEESRNIAIASMDEEGSNFAFWLIGLCYVFLWHQPICGFASRDALRFKKHNDLFYIDDKDVEFKEVLESPLPKAPLDTSVTSHWLAIEGIQPAIPENASIEAPSDGKKAEYKEDGLSVDVKLPVKHVLSRELQLYFDKIVDITMNKSVSVLFKQALLSLATDSGLHPFVPYFTYFIADEVVLKIFDTSLYMCVAKNFWLVISSLHFCHIYLRFCFEAYLQLLEPEIKRHEAWCVYGALLRAAGLCMYDRLKMFPSLLAPPTRPIWKSNNKVATNKRKASTDTLMQQQPPAKKIATESAIGMMPINSTQTDLQGAVSGFSTTVGGSNIGVSSMSRPLSNENMLGREVGGRVSKTSTVLAQAWKEDTDPGNLLASLFELFGESMLSFTPKPELSFFL, encoded by the exons ATGAGAAGAGGCGAAGAAGAAAGCCGAAATATAGCAATCGCATCAATGGATGAAGAAGGATCTA ATTTTGCATTTTGGTTAATTGGCTTGTGTTATGTGTTTCTCTGGCATCAGCCGATATGTGGATTTGCCTCTCGTGATGCACTACGATTCAAGAAGCATAATGATTTGTTCTACATTGATGACAAAGATGTGGAGTTTAAAGAA GTTCTTGAGTCACCTTTACCAAAAGCACCACTTGATACATCTGTTACATCCCACTGGCTTGCGATTGAAGGCATTCAACCAGCAATTCCCGAAAATGCTTCAATTGAAG CACCTTCTGATGGTAAAAAGGCTGAATACAAAGAAGATGGGCTTTCCGTTGATGTCAAATTACCTGTTAAGCATGTATTATCTAGAGAGCTTCAA CTTTACTTTGACAAGATCGTGGACATTACCATGAATAAATCAGTCTCAGTTCTCTTTAAACAAGCATTACTGAGTTTGGCAACAGACTCGGGATTACATCCTTTTGTTCCTTATTTTACATATTTCATTGCGGATGAGGTTGTCTTAAAGATCTTTGATACCTCATTATATATGTGTGTTGCAAAGAACTTTTGGTTGGTTATCTCAAGCTTACATTTTTGCCACATTTATCTCAGGTT TTGCTTTGAAGCGTATTTGCAGCTTCTTGAACCTGAAATAAAAAGACACGAGGCCTGGTGTGTTTATGGGGCCCTGCTG CGTGCAGCTGGACTGTGCATGTATGATCGGCTTAAAATGTTCCCCAGTTTGCTAGCACCCCCAACTCGTCCCATCTGGAAAAGCAACAACAAAGTTGCGACAA ATAAACGAAAAGCAAGCACGGACACCTTGATGCAGCAGCAACCACCTGCCAAGAAAATAGCAACTGAGAGTGCAATAGGTATGATGCCGATAAATTCCACGCAAACTGATTTACAAGGGGCAGTTAGCGGCTTTTCTACCACCGTAGGAGGTTCCAATATCGGTGTATCATCAATGTCACGGCCGTTATCAAACGAAAACATGCTAGGAAGGGAGGTTGGGGGTcgagtttcaaagacatcaaccGTTCTAGCTCAGGCTTGGAAGGAAGACACAGACCCGGGGAACTTGTTAGCATCATTATTTGAACTTTTTggtgaaagtatgttatcattTACTCCCAAACCTGAGCTTTCATTCTTCCTTTGA
- the LOC107956079 gene encoding receptor like protein 22-like, producing the protein MFSNLPNLEDLDLSYNSLSLTSNTTSTVNLTSLFLSSCNLSEFPQFLKGLKSLKWLDLSCNKIEGKIPQWMQEVGNGSLTYLNVSHNSLTEVEHFQWKNIEFLDLSSNLIRGNLPIPASTINVFLISNNSFNGEVSSLICNVTSLGILDLSHNNLSGTISQCFGNLSNSLEILNLKKNKFYGTIPPTFAEGCQLTNFNLNGNLLEGPLTPSILNCIGLEVLDLGNNKINDTFPHWLGSLPFLQVLVLKSNHMHGSLCVNSSKSSLFFSKIQIFDLSSNYFSGPLPVRYINSFKAIINLEKIGSTVSYMGVNDPRGSGFYTYSIGIVMKGQDMELVKIFTMWMIIDLSNNQFEGGIPKVIGKLNLLKGLNLSHNNLNGGIPTSIGNLTNLEWLDLSSNRLSGTIPIRLADLPFLSSFNVSENQLHGQIPQGKQFNTFGNDSYEGNRGLCGFPVSKGCNIIEPAPPNVLEKDGSKSNITFGWKVVLIGYGCGVVLGMSVGYVVFQTGKPKWLVNLVEIQHEKKRRRKSKDGSRSNG; encoded by the coding sequence ATGTTCTCAAACCTTCCAAATCTCGAAGATCTTGACCTTTCATATAACAGCCTATCCTTAACATCTAATACTACTTCTACTGTTAATCTTACAAGCTTATTTTTGTCATCTTGCAATCTTAGTGAATTCCCCCAATTTTTAAAGGGGCTTAAAAGTTTGAAATGGTTAGACCTCTCTTGCAACAAAATTGAAGGCAAGATTCCACAGTGGATGCAAGAGGTGGGAAATGGCTCTTTGACTTACTTAAATGTATCCCACAACTCTTTGACAGAAGTTGAGCACTTTCAATGGAAGAATATTGAATTTCTTGACTTAAGCTCCAATTTGATCCGTGGAAATCTTCCGATTCCAGCTTCGACCATCAATGTCTTTCTAATCTCAAATAATAGTTTCAATGGAGAGGTCTCTTCTTTAATCTGCAATGTCACTTCTCTTGGAATTCTTGATTTGTCCCACAATAACTTGAGTGGAACAATTTCGCAATGTTTTGGAAATTTGAGCAACAGCCTTGAAATCTTGAATCTGAAGAAGAACAAGTTTTATGGGACGATTCCTCCAACATTTGCAGAGGGATGCCAGTTGACTAATTTCAACTTAAACGGAAATCTGTTAGAAGGGCCTTTGACACCATCCATCCTTAATTGTATTGGTCTGGAAGTGCTAGATCTTGGTAACAACAAGATCAATGATACATTTCCTCATTGGTTGGGAAGTCTTCCATTTTTGCAAGTTCTTGTATTGAAGTCAAATCATATGCATGGTTCCTTATGTGTCAATAGCTCCAAGTCTAGcctttttttctctaaaatccaaatttttgaTCTCTCGAGTAATTATTTTTCTGGACCCCTACCTGTGAGATACATCAACAGCTTCAAGGCTATCATAAATCTAGAGAAGATTGGTAGTACAGTGTCGTACATGGGGGTGAATGATCCTCGAGGTAGTGGCTTCTATACCTATTCCATTGGAATTGTTATGAAAGGACAAGATATGGAATTGGTGAAAATTTTCACCATGTGGATGATCATTGATCTATCAAACAATCAGTTTGAAGGGGGTATTCCAAAGGTTATTGGGAAGCTTAACTTACTGAAAGGGCTCAACCTTTCTCATAATAACCTTAATGGTGGTATCCCCACCTCAATAGGGAATTTGACAAATCTTGAATGGTTGGACCTATCTTCAAACAGGTTGTCTGGGACGATTCCAATTAGATTGGCAGATCTGCCATTTCTTTCGTCCTTCAATGTTTCTGAAAATCAACTCCATGGTCAGATTCCTCAAGGCAAACAGTTCAACACATTTGGAAATGATTCATATGAAGGGAACAGGGGATTATGTGGATTTCCGGTCTCGAAAGGTTGCAACATCATTGAGCCAGCACCTCCAAATGTGCTTGAAAAAGATGGCTCAAAATCAAACATTACTTTTGGTTGGAAAGTGGTGTTGATAGGTTATGGATGCGGAGTGGTGTTGGGAATGTCCGTGGGATATGTTGTTTTCCAAACTGGTAAGCCGAAATGGTTGGTGAATTTGGTTGAAATCCAACATGAGAAGAAGCGAAGAAGAAAGTCAAAGGATGGCAGTCGCAGCAATGGATGA